The Acanthochromis polyacanthus isolate Apoly-LR-REF ecotype Palm Island chromosome 17, KAUST_Apoly_ChrSc, whole genome shotgun sequence genome has a window encoding:
- the endou2 gene encoding uridylate-specific endoribonuclease B, which produces MIESDRELSTMVQELWDNDVNRLKPGKDYRISLQGKAGDSMAINDNNDGAGYPLFTFVDENIFKKETFLTFISLLDNYESDAGEPEIVTPEEVAENHKFLDCIMQTPTMKIAHKYLVEKHLSPKDETQFKEQLYRIWFELYARRGSSRPDSSGFEHVFVGETRGGRTVIGFHNWIQLYLQEKLGHIDYKGYSVNANSPQPDENKHILALQFSWKNGIKPKGSIFIGVSPEFEFALYTLCFLTSPNERVKVQFSFYDVEIVCHHYNQKHIGTTYPVLLRYQNPK; this is translated from the exons ATGATTGAGAGTGACAGAGAGCTGTCGACCATGGTGCAGGAGCTGTGGGACAACGACGTCAACAGACTCAAACCGGGGAAAGACTACAGGATCTCTCTGCAG GGCAAAGCTGGAGACAGCATGGCCATCAACGACAACAACGACGGAGCAGGATATCCTCTGTTTACATTTGTCGAcgagaacattttcaaaaaggaGACTTTTTTAA CCTTTATCTCCCTGCTGGATAACTATGAGAGTGACGCTGGCGAGCCAGAAATTGTAACCCCTGAGGAGGTGGCAGAGAACCACAAGTTCCTGGACTGCATCATGCAGACTCCCACTATGAAG ATTGCTCATAAATACCTGGTAGAGAAGCACCTTTCTCCCAAGGACGAGACGCAATTCAAGGAGCAGCTGTACAGGATCTGGTTTGAACTTTACGCGAGGAGAGGATCCAGCAG ACCGGACTCTTCAGGGTTTGAACACGTGTTTGTCGGGGAGACCAGAGGAGGCCGGACTGTCATTGGTTTTCACAACTGGATCCAGCTCTACCTACAAGAAAAACTGGGACACATTGACTACAAAGGCTACAGTGTTAACGCCAACTCACCTCAG CCAGACGAGAACAAACACATCCTGGCGCTACAGTTCAGCTGGAAGAACGGTATAAAGCCTAAGGGCAGCATCTTCATCGGCGTCAGTCCAGAGTTCGAGTTCGCCCTCTACACTCTCTGTTTCCTCACCTCGCCCAACGAGCGGGTTAAAGTCCAGTTCAGTTTTTATGACGTGGAGATAGTTTGCCACCACTACAACCAAAAGCACATAGGCACCACCTACCCTGTGCTCCTCAGGTACCAGAACCCAAAGTAG
- the LOC110953473 gene encoding NEDD4 family-interacting protein 1-like isoform X2: protein MAEPSARYQQLPNEEDPEENPQVAADAPPPYSSIAPENSAYFDYKEDGVFPKPPSYNVATTLPSYDEAERTKAETTVPLATGRQPQHRERLETFDDVIRSSLEDEDFVTRDDFEDADQLRIGNDGIFMLTFFMAFLFNWIGFFLSFCLTTSAAGRYGAISGFGLSLIKWILIVRFSTYFPGYFDGQYWLWWVFLVLGFLLFLRGFINYARIRKMADTFSTLPRTRVLFIY, encoded by the exons ATGGCCGAACCGAGCGCCAGATATCAGCAG CTGCCCAATGAGGAGGACCCAGAAGAGAATCCACAAGTAGCAGCTGATGCTCCACCGCCGTACAGCAGCATCGCACCGGAAAATTCTG CCTACTTTGACTACAAAGAAGACGGGGTTTTCCCTAAGCCTCCATCATACAACGTAGCAACTACGCTACCTTCCTATGATGAAGCTGAAAGAACCAAGGCAGAGACTACTGTTCCCCTGGCAACTGGCAGA cagcctcagcaCAGGGAACGGCTGGAGACTTTTGACGATGTAATTCGCAGTTCACTGGAG GATGAAGACTTTGTGACCAGAGATGACTTTGAAGATGCTGATCAGCTGAGGATAGGAAATGACGGCATCTTCATGCTCACTTTCTTCA TGGCATTCCTGTTCAACTGGATCGGTTTCTTCCTGTCGTTCTGTCTGACCACCTCGGCAGCCGGACGATATGGGGCCATCTCAGGCTTCGGTCTCTCCCTCATTAAATGGATCCTCATAGTCAGG TTCTCCACATACTTCCCTGGTTACTTTGATGGACAGTACTGGCTGTGGTGGGTGTTCCTGGTGTTGG GCTTCTTGCTCTTCCTCCGAGGATTCATCAACTATGCCAGAATCCGCAAAATGGCCGACACCTTCTCCACCCTGCCCCGCACCCGAGTTCTCTTCATCTACTGA
- the LOC110953473 gene encoding NEDD4 family-interacting protein 1-like isoform X1, which yields MAEPSARYQQLPNEEDPEENPQVAADAPPPYSSIAPENSAYFDYKEDGVFPKPPSYNVATTLPSYDEAERTKAETTVPLATGRQQPQHRERLETFDDVIRSSLEDEDFVTRDDFEDADQLRIGNDGIFMLTFFMAFLFNWIGFFLSFCLTTSAAGRYGAISGFGLSLIKWILIVRFSTYFPGYFDGQYWLWWVFLVLGFLLFLRGFINYARIRKMADTFSTLPRTRVLFIY from the exons ATGGCCGAACCGAGCGCCAGATATCAGCAG CTGCCCAATGAGGAGGACCCAGAAGAGAATCCACAAGTAGCAGCTGATGCTCCACCGCCGTACAGCAGCATCGCACCGGAAAATTCTG CCTACTTTGACTACAAAGAAGACGGGGTTTTCCCTAAGCCTCCATCATACAACGTAGCAACTACGCTACCTTCCTATGATGAAGCTGAAAGAACCAAGGCAGAGACTACTGTTCCCCTGGCAACTGGCAGA cagcagcctcagcaCAGGGAACGGCTGGAGACTTTTGACGATGTAATTCGCAGTTCACTGGAG GATGAAGACTTTGTGACCAGAGATGACTTTGAAGATGCTGATCAGCTGAGGATAGGAAATGACGGCATCTTCATGCTCACTTTCTTCA TGGCATTCCTGTTCAACTGGATCGGTTTCTTCCTGTCGTTCTGTCTGACCACCTCGGCAGCCGGACGATATGGGGCCATCTCAGGCTTCGGTCTCTCCCTCATTAAATGGATCCTCATAGTCAGG TTCTCCACATACTTCCCTGGTTACTTTGATGGACAGTACTGGCTGTGGTGGGTGTTCCTGGTGTTGG GCTTCTTGCTCTTCCTCCGAGGATTCATCAACTATGCCAGAATCCGCAAAATGGCCGACACCTTCTCCACCCTGCCCCGCACCCGAGTTCTCTTCATCTACTGA
- the LOC110953473 gene encoding NEDD4 family-interacting protein 1-like isoform X3: MAEPSARYQQLPNEEDPEENPQVAADAPPPYSSIAPENSAYFDYKEDGVFPKPPSYNVATTLPSYDEAERTKAETTVPLATGRDEDFVTRDDFEDADQLRIGNDGIFMLTFFMAFLFNWIGFFLSFCLTTSAAGRYGAISGFGLSLIKWILIVRFSTYFPGYFDGQYWLWWVFLVLGFLLFLRGFINYARIRKMADTFSTLPRTRVLFIY; the protein is encoded by the exons ATGGCCGAACCGAGCGCCAGATATCAGCAG CTGCCCAATGAGGAGGACCCAGAAGAGAATCCACAAGTAGCAGCTGATGCTCCACCGCCGTACAGCAGCATCGCACCGGAAAATTCTG CCTACTTTGACTACAAAGAAGACGGGGTTTTCCCTAAGCCTCCATCATACAACGTAGCAACTACGCTACCTTCCTATGATGAAGCTGAAAGAACCAAGGCAGAGACTACTGTTCCCCTGGCAACTGGCAGA GATGAAGACTTTGTGACCAGAGATGACTTTGAAGATGCTGATCAGCTGAGGATAGGAAATGACGGCATCTTCATGCTCACTTTCTTCA TGGCATTCCTGTTCAACTGGATCGGTTTCTTCCTGTCGTTCTGTCTGACCACCTCGGCAGCCGGACGATATGGGGCCATCTCAGGCTTCGGTCTCTCCCTCATTAAATGGATCCTCATAGTCAGG TTCTCCACATACTTCCCTGGTTACTTTGATGGACAGTACTGGCTGTGGTGGGTGTTCCTGGTGTTGG GCTTCTTGCTCTTCCTCCGAGGATTCATCAACTATGCCAGAATCCGCAAAATGGCCGACACCTTCTCCACCCTGCCCCGCACCCGAGTTCTCTTCATCTACTGA